Within Oreochromis niloticus isolate F11D_XX linkage group LG2, O_niloticus_UMD_NMBU, whole genome shotgun sequence, the genomic segment agtgccgaagaagtctcccatcacCAGCCTGAACGATTACGGTAGTCGcactcatctcaaagggagacgagggagactacagagaggaagtcctgaagctggcagcctggtgttcagaaaacaaccttcAGAGTGTAGTCAAGGCAGCACagaagatcatcggctgccctctcccctccctgagagacacacacacatacatatatatatatatatatatatgtatatatatgtatatatatatatatatatatgtaatgtACAAATACAATTGTGTGTACAATTGTGTTATAAGTGCATGtatgagttcagggtggttatggcctttgggaagaaactgttcttgagtctgtgggtttttgtgctgatgcacctgtagcgcttccctgagggaagcaggctgaacatgttgaaaccagggtgggagctgtccttggtgatgtttgctgctctgctgaggcagcgggaggaataaatgtccatcagggaggggagagggcagccgatgatcttctGTGTAAATACACAGTAACTCATTAATTAACTTAACATCAATTAACATAATTAGCTACAGAGGGATGTTTGATGTTCTAGGTTGGATTTACCTCATCAGTTGGAGTAAACCCGTCAGCAAATACTGTCAAAACTGGAGCAGCCTGGCTAcatgaagagtgtgtgtgtgtgtgtgtgtgtgtgtgtgtttgtgtgtgtatgtgtatggaGGAGGGGTCACGTCCAGTGGGTGTGTGGGCAGGAGTGTGACGTTGCcactccacctcaagtcactactccAAAAATTTCAACATGGCAGCTCACCTAAACGAGTGATTTTGTCCAGCTCCTCCatcttttctacagtcattggccTGAATGAAGCGTTTTGAAGAGTTGAAGCTTGTACTGAAAAATAAGAGTTCACTACTTGAGGCTTTTCAGCTGAGTTCTCTTTGGTggcatctggtggccaaaaatatgaagaggctTGAATCTACAAATTATAACTATAAAACACACACTGAATACTAAACTACTGAattctgaaagagaaaaaaaagtcagaatttaaGTCATTAACTTAAAGGTGAAGTGAAAATAGTGAGTATAAGGGAGTGCAGTCCTTATTTAATGTGTGCCAGGTGAAGAGAGGAAATGAGGCAAACGTGAGGTGTGTGAGAATGAAGAAAAGGGCGAATAAAATAAGAATCGTTATAACAAAATGAATATGAAAAAGGATACATGAGTAAGAGTTTAGCCAAGATGAACAAATGCTCATGCTCACGTGAAATTATGGCATCCAGGCCACCAGCAGATAAAAAGTATGATAAAAAGCACATCTTCTAATAAAGTCCTATAAAGTATTTCCATTTTTTCAACAGTTGCCTAACTATTCATTCTTAAAGATtttaagaaatgacaaaagaggCAATTTAAGAATGTAGAGAAGCTGTTTGCCAAGGGACAGAAGGGATGTGCAAGCTGAAAGACTTTCAGATGAATATACAAATGCATTTAGTAATTcccagcaaagaaaaaacacaattttgcTCATTACACCACATAAATAACATTGTTCATTTGATCATATGACTGAATAGCGTGTATTGTGTGTTTGATTGGCTGCATGCTGAATTTCCACTTATAGTTACGGACTTTCAACTCTGAATACAAACAACCATGTTGCTGTTTAACTAGTCGTCAAAGCACAAAGTCCACGTCTGTGGAGTCAGCAGAGGACCGTCACTGCTCGTCTGTGAGTACTCCTTTATTTTGCAGctaaacacacatgcactgtACTGAATGTAGCTTTATGAGTGAAACAGCTGCATCAATGAAGAGATGTTATTATGGAGTTGGAACAGTTTCATGAGCTGTATATGTGCAGCAGCTAAAGTGCTGTACCAGACATATGTGCAGTATTTCCAACTTGGATTACTGTGCTGTAGGCTGCAAAGACAAAGTGTCTACTtttgaaatgaaattattatttttctcagAACTGCATAGTGTGTaaaatattgtattattatttaatcaacaaaaatgaagccaaaatcaAATAACAGTGTGTGAGAAACTTGTTATGGTGCTGGGTCCTCTACCCTCTGCTACCGTTTAACTTTTACTATTTTAGTCGTGTTTATTATTCTATGTTTCTGCTTAATTAGTTCCTTGTTCTGGtcattttgagtgttttaatttagctttttcccctcatgattttatgtttggttttaattctgtcatggtcctgagtctgaggactctgtgttttgtgtttctttatattattctatgttcttgtttattctgttttgtcttttgtttaggTTTGCTATGTGTTAGTGTTTTTTTCATGCCTGCCTGTGTTCCCTCCGTCTGTCTATGGTGTTACTGTTTCTGCTCATGAGTCTGTCTGTCAAGTTCAGTGTCCtgtctggttctctgtgtctgtgtgtttcctgttttattctgaaagttcatgtctcatgtcagtgtgttcagttttacctctcccCTGTCAGCCTCAttcctcccagctgtgtctccctcctgttgcccattccctgattactccctgtgtatttaagccctgtgttttcctgtgctctctgtcgcgtcGTCTGTTTAATTCCATGTCAGTCTGCATTTTTCTATGTTACCTGGTATTCattctgcgtctctctgccatctctctttgtgcattttgctCCTCCTCCTGTGCGTGTCTGGTTTAAGttttgttctttagttttcccagtttaggtttgtttACTCCCCGCTctgctcttcctgtttttgtcaccttatcactgctgtaaataaacactCACTCGCACCCCAGCCAGtgcctgcattttggatccTTTTTTCAGTACTCCACATGACTGCTCCCCAGCCGTGACACATTCTGTCTTCTTATATAACTAATTATTGCTAATTGTTTTTAGTTAATTCCCTGAGTTTCAGTCTTCCTGTCCTGctgtgttctgtgtgtttttaattttctgtttccgtttctctttttgttacttcctgATTTATTTTGAAGCTTCTGTCCTCTTTGTCTTCTTGGATTAATTTCAGCAGCATCTCATTATTCTGGTTTACCTCATATGTATATTTACAGCCTCAGTCCTCCCTTTGTTCTCGTGTTataatgttttattgtttgtatCTTTTCTGTCAGTCAAAAGATTTAGTTTGCTGTTCTCTTTTCACAGATTCAGAGTTTCTGGAACTTTGCATTCAGCCAAAACAAaggtttgtgtttagtttacAGCTGTCTGCTAATGACGGTCTTATCTTTCTCTAAATAAAATCCAAGTGAATAATGAACCTTATGAACAGAGCTACAAACTGAAAGGCTGACAAACCCTGTTTGGTCTTTTTCTGGTCGTACTGCCATGAACTTTGATAGCATGTTAAATGAGTctctttttgttgctgttttttggcttttgctgcaattccatgGAGACAATTTCTGATTTTATAGAGGTTGTCACACTTAACGATAATTCATTCATCAATTGGATTTGATAAGCAGGACCTGGCTGCTACTTTCATTACTTTTCATCAAGCGTTTTTTGAATTCTTCAAATGACCGTGCAGCAAAGAACCACCTGGTGCTCCTGCCCCACACAAATGGGTGACTGTGACTGTGCCACTGTACAAGCAGTCAAAGGTGGACGTGTTGCTGAGGAAGGAGAATCTACAGAGCCTGATGAACCAAGAGATAAAGCACAAACATGATATAGTCTCAACAAATTAACGTGACAAAGTTTTTTCCTGTGGTCTGGAGTGGATAAGAGATCATTCTGTTCTGACATTTGCTGTATCACAGTATTTGGCCCAGAGACTTTCATACAGTGTCCCTACAACTGGCAAAAAATGCCAGGACCTGGTCACCATCATTAAACTGCTGCTTCATTGAAATATTTCACCCTGACCTGAAACCTTTCCAGGTTCTGTTTTGAGTGCCTGCCACATAGTTTGTGCCAGAAACCATTAACATGATCAAATTCACAGGTAGTTCATCTGAGACCACTGATTCTGCAGCACTGCTAAAGGTCCTCATACCTTTGACCAAAGACCAAATAATTAGGGTTAAATCTTGTACTCTGCCAACAGAAGCCATCGTAAACCTCGCTTGCAGTCACCTTTCATTTCTGTGCCACCTTGTGGAGCCCACTTATGAACCAGAACATCCCTCATTCAGACGCTGCACTTCTAACTTCACTAAGCTGCACTCTGTCAAAAAGTACTTAGTAGCATCAGCACACTGTTTGAATTAGCTCttgctgggaaactgaaaaaTGTTCAGGAACATTTAAATCTGGTTCTATACACAAAGACTTTATGCAGTGTGTTACAAGAAGTGGTTACTCTCAGCCCCCAACCAAGCGCACACCCTGACCAGTGTCCTGAGAAAAGGATAACACCGATGCCAAAATGGATTCTTTGCTCCTGTCACAAAGTGTTTTTACAGGCTGCCATGTTATCTTTACCTTTGAGTGATACAAATATATCTGACACAAAAGAATATTTTTGTGCTTCAGATCTGACTTAAGCAGGGCCTCCTTCAGAGACCATGGAAACTGTTCTTGCAGGAATGTTAAGAGCAGCAGGTTGAACATTTTTACCTGTATGAACTAAAGGACAGTCTGCTTTCCAGTATGAGTTGTCATGGCAAGTAATAGCCCTACTGCAGAGCACCATCTGTTGAAATTTTTGGTTAAGTCCATTGTAAACTCAGCATGTGACTGCTTATTAGACTTTCTCCATGATCTGAAGCGTTGATGGTAAGCTTCTGGTACCCCAACTACCTCCTAACTTGCCTGCTTTGTTCCAATATTGCTGCAattccagtttttcctttttcaccTTAGATGTCCTTTTGTATGCCCACCATGTCTCTTCTCATTTGTACAGTAATAGCCTTTCTTGCTGCTTAAATGACTAGACAACAGACTGACCAATGCTGTTAACTAGTCTGCATTTTAACTGTCAACACCACCTTTCTTTATGCAGAGTTTAACAACTCTTTAATGTCATCTTTTTAGCAGTTTATTTCCAGTATCGAAGGGACTAATGAAATGAGACGCACGTTTCTTAGATTCAGTCTTGAGCTGAACATTTTTAGTAGACGACCAGACCTTTTTACCGACTTGGTAGACAGGTGCAGAGACTCTGACTATCTGTTAGGCGTTTGTTGTGTTCCACTGACCTGAGGAGGGCTGCTTGAATAGATCTCCAGATCCGGCAACAGCGTCAGACATGATGTTAAATGCAAGGAACCTCCAGTAACTGACAGCAGGAGTGTGGGGGGTTGAAATCCCAGGGACGCTTTGAATGGTGACAACCCAGCGGCCGAGGAGCTCCTTAACCCTTTAATGCATGAATTacgacaacctcaatcaggattatTTGCTTAAGTATTTTTAGTCATCTTTAGCCATGAGAAAAAGATTTTggaacttcattttttaaaacatgtacttttcaaatAGTTTTTTACATGTCCACTCAGGAGGACAACGTACGGTTTGACTTATGAATTTGACAAACGAATAAATAATATACActggtgtgtgtttatgtgcaagtatagcatcaacactgacacaaatacaagaaaacagcctttgaatagccgtccactgtagtgaccactacgCGTGAAAGGGTTAAACAGATACCTAACAGGCTTTTTctaattatattttcttttttatgttacAACTCATTTTATGAGGAATGCTCATACATCCATCGTACAAATACAACTACAAATATTACAAACTGGAGTATCTTTCAGGTCTGTTCATTATAACTTAATTGTCAATGTTAATGATTAAACTACTGCTATGCACCTTTAAGGTTTATAGATTTTGCAGCTTTCTGTGAAAATTGAAATGAACCCACATCATACCGACATGTGAATACAAATCTTTTTGTCCACAGTGTCAGGTATGGAGCTGTGCCCCTCTCCTTTAGGCCTGGAAAAAGAATATGCAACTCTCTTTACCACTGACTCCCTCCACTTCCTGCATGAACTGATTTCTACATTTGATGAGGAGGTGGACGAGGTAGGACAGCCAAAAAACCTCTTTGTGAATAAATGAAGGACTTGTTTGAGTTAGGATGATTCTCTCCTCTTCAGATTCTACAGCTGAGAGTGTCTAAAAAGGCCCAGCTGGATCTCACAGGTGATCTGCCAAGCTTCCTGGAAAGTACCACACATATCAGGAGAGACCCAGACTGGAAGGTCCTTCCCGTCCCCTCAAGGCTCCAAAAGAGACATGTAGATATTGGAGACTTGGCACCCTGTGATACTGAGCGCTTCATTAAAGCTCTTCTGTCACCAGCACAAGGCATACAGGTGCTACACAGGTGCAATAATACAGTACATAGAGCTAAAACTTTAATGTTCACTGCTAAATGTTCCACATTGGGTTTGCTCATGTCAGTTTATTATTTTGTGCAgaaatgttgattttttttgtgttagtTTCAGCATTATTAAAACTCCAAAAAGGTCAGacgtaaaatgtaaataaaaacagcatgtaATGATTTGCTAATTTCATAAACCTGTTTTATTCACAACACAACATaagaaatgtttaaaacaacaaaatgtaccatttttataggattatAGTTGCTCAACAGTCCTTGGTATTCTTTGGTCAcacattaaatgttttaaattggtgaaatttatttatttggttgtTTCAAACAGGTGAAAATCCAATAAAATGGGGGAGGATTTAGCTAAACCAGAACCAAAACCCTCGATAGATTAGTTTCCTCTTAGACCGTTTAATCTAATGTCTGCCAACCAGTTTTAACACTGTTCACCTCACAGCTGCACAGTCTGGGTTTGTTAAAAAACTAAATTCTTAATATTGATTTTTTATAATCATGTCTGACATTGTTACcttaatttatatattaatattgTTTCTTCTGAGTCAttgctgacttttttttcttacagtgcTCTTTTTGGTTTCTGCAGGTTGACTTTGATGATGGAAACTGCCCGACTTATTACAACCAGATCAAAGGGATTTACAATGTTTTTAAAGCAGTGCATAACCTGTTCCCCAGTGAGAGCTCTACTTCATCTTTATCTTCAGTTTACTCTGAGAGACACAGTCCGTACAATCTtagtaaaaagaaagaacaatatattgccaaaagtctttactcgtctgccttcacatgcatatgaacttgagtgacagCCAGGcttaatccatagggtttaatatgataTCAGTCTACACTGTGCAGCTTTACCTCTTTTGGGAAGAACTTCTACAAGGTTTAGAAGTATATTTATGGGAATATTTTACCATTCTtccaaaaacacatttgtgagAAGGCCACGTGAAGTTTAGAGGTCTGTAGCTACTGTCTTTGCAGAAAGTTGGTGACTTCTGCACACTGTGGGCCACATGACCCTGCTCTGTAATTTTACCTGGGCTACcactttgtttctgttgttctcgTCCACTCCTACTTTGATATAATACTTGAATGTGGAATATTTAGCAGCAAGGAAATTTGTCCTTCATCCTCTCACTGTACCATGCTGGAATTCCTTGAGCTGCCGAGAGTAACAGTGTTTGAAAATTTAAGTTTTAACTTGTAAATCCTTagaaaatcctttaaaaaagctgtgtttttatttttaccatgTTTTCTCATAAGCTATTCCTCTGGTGTCCTTCATCTGCAGATGTTCCACATATATCTCAGGCTCCCGTGCTGATGCTGCGTCCCCGTGCGTGGAATATGGTGGAGCACAACATGATGGTAGTATTGAATTTTCTTAACATCAGTTTGTTACAATGGTTGTTTTGTTAGAAGCAATCAAATGTGGTCTGAATAATAGACATAAGGGGCACAAATTCACTGAAATGACAGATAGCTGACACAGAAGTGACACTAAGGATCATATACATGAAACAATTGGTGAGAAAAATAACGTGTGGTTTTCTGTCGTCAGGTGGAGGGGAAAGAAGCTCCTGGCCCTCTCTTTGACTTTGGGCTCCTCATGTTTCACTGTGGAAAGGCACTGTTTGAACAGAAGAGTGGACCCTTTTTCTACCTGTCAAAAGTAACACGTGCAAATCTACATATGTTTAAATAtgctgatgatttcatttatctGGGTTTGCACTGTTATCCTTTGTTCTGTAGGTGGAGGGCTATATGGAGGCCAGGCTTTGGAACAAAATATTTGTTTGGACACAGCAGAAGGTTTGCactattttttgtgtttatgtataAACTTGTTTTTGTAGTATGTCTTGTGTTTCTGGCTTGTAGGGCCACTGTGCACTGGCCCTACAAGCACTGACAGCAGCCTACAACTGGCCTGTCACCTACCTTCCCTTTTCTCTCATGCACCTTGTAGAAGAGAGTTTAATGTGGAAGAAGTGGTTGATAAAGACTgacaaacaaaagagaaaaaagatggaGCTGAAAAGCTAAAAGCTCTTTTATCCTTTAACCTCAGGGCCTCTACAAGAGGCCTAGGTGAGCCTGAAGGCCGTGtgcagccgtgtgtgtgtgtgtgtgtgtttgtgtgtaccaAGTATATATAACAAGTATATATAGGTATATATAATTATGTTGAAtctgaaaacacatcagatctcaaAATGCAGGCTGTTAGGAATGAATGCCACATTCTTTgatagaaatgaaaatgatcaacctACAGAGTGCAACATACTCTTTGACTAACCAATGCACTCTCCTCTGCAGTAGCCTGGTGTACACTGTGCAGAGCGTGATCCTTCTATTCTTTAGTCTCCTTTTTGAAAACAGACATCACTCCAGTTCACCCAGTACACTGTTCCAGTGTTATAGAGACATGCTAGCCAGGACAGTCCCACAACATTTCGAGCCTAAATGGACTGCATGCACTGTTGACTGCTTCTATAAATGTATCTGACTGAATCCATGCCTCACATGTGTCTAGCTGGGTCTTCCTCTGGGCAGCATCAAGGCCACAGTCCTGATTGAAAATGTGTTAGCAGCCTTTGAGATGGAGGAGATTCTCTATGAGCTGCAAGAGCATTCAGCAGGACTCAACTGTGGTATCTGGGATTACTCAGCCTCCTTTGTCAATAAGTTTGGTGAGTTGAACATTATAGATTTTAGTCTGTGAAAAATCTGGACCCCACACAGCGTTCAGGTGACTGTTTTCcgtttcttttatttaacacACAGAAATGTTTCTTTGTGGTTTGGCACCGAGGTCTTTTCAAGGCAGTCAGCTTTGCAGCTGACTCCACACTCTGAGGTCTCTAGTCTCAGGTCCCTGGCGTTACTAAAAGAAAAGAGACCTCGTTGGTACAATCATCTCCACCCCCCCATTGCATTGCCCCCTTGAGCCCCCTGCACCACCCCTCCACTGCAGCAGAGCTAGAGACCCCACTCCTGACACACCCCtgtcattttagttttttttcttcatttcagcACCAATTCTTGTGAAACCACAGATCTTCTGCTGAAATTTAGCTGATTTCCATATTGATATTAAAGCCATAGTACTTCAGATAATATTATAATTTTGATATTATGTTTCCAATCTAAATCTGActacaaaataatattttagaTTTCCTTTTAGTCAATATTCATGGGACTTAAGAGTTAAACCGCAGCCTAGTGGAAACTTTAGTAACTCTTAACAGTCCAGCAACTTTTCACAGTTCATAAACTATACAACAAAGGACATGATCAAAAAGTCAAACTGAACTGAAGAAGTTCCCCAGGTCATCGACCAGCCTTCCTGTTGCCTGACCGCCATAAATATGTGAACATGGAGAAGCATTTTCTGCGCAGCTACATGGATCTGTTGGTTAAGACATGTCATCGGCGAGGAGCATTGGCCACTGGAGGCATGGCTGCGCTGCTGCTGCCTGAAGACCCACTCAGTGACGCCTATAGGAGAGTGTTGGCTTCTGTCACAAGGTAGAAATATCTCCCATTAGATACATGCATGCTCATAGCCTGAACATGCAGGCTTGTACATAGACTgtatgtgaaaaagtgttttgcagtttctaaataaacatgtttattattaagggaaAACAAATCAATCCCACATGGCcctgtgtaaaaaaaatgtaaaaataaataaataattgtgacaTAAATTAACCATGGTGTATCACATCTTTGGAAAGCTAAGTTCAATTTCTGTtcccaggcctgattactgccacaCACTTAAATAGGACCTTTCCATGACAAAGTGGAGTAGAAAGATCCTCTAAAGCCAGACATCATGCCACAATCCAAGGAAATTCAGaaacaaatgagaaacaaaataaTTGAGATCTCTCAGTCTGGAAAAGGTTATAAAGCTGTTTCCAGAGCTCAGACTCCAGCAAACcccagtgagagccattatgaAGAAATGGCCAAAACATGGAATAGTGGTAAACCTTCCCATGAATGGCCAGCTGACCAAAATCACCCCAAGAGCGCAGCGACAAAAGACAGCAGAACAACAttcaaagaactgcaggcctcacttgcccCAGTTAAGGTCACTGTTCATGACTCCACCATAAGAAAGAGCAAAACTGGCCTGCATGGCAGATTTCTAAGATGAAGACCACAGCTGAGCAAAAGGAACATAAAGGCTCATCTCAGTTCTGCCAGAAAACATCctgatgatccccaagacttctgggaaaatactctgtggactgacgagacaaaagtTAACTTTTTGGAAGTTGCGTGTCCCATGACATCTGGCGTAATTATTACAgagcatttcagaaaaggaaCACCACAgcaacagtaaaatatggtggtggtagtatgatggtctggggctgttttgctgccttaGGACCTGAaagacttgctgtggtaaatggaacCATTAATTCTGCTGTCTACCAAAACATCCGGAAGGAGAATGCTCGGCCATCTGTGACTTCAACTTAAAGTGCAGTTGGTCCTGCAGTAAGAGAATGagccacctctgaatggcttaaggaaaacaaaatgaagactttgGGGTGGTctagtcaaagtcctgacctgaatccaATTGATATGCTGTGGTTATATGACCTTAAAAACGTGGTTCATGCTTgaaaaccctccagtgtggctgaaatacaacaattctgcaaagacgAGTGGGCCAGAATTCCTCCAATGCGCTATAACAGACTCCtagccagtgttggggagtaatggaatacatgtaccgccgttacgtatttaaaatacaaaatatgagtaactgtattctgttacagttaccaaTTAataggtggtattcagaatacagttactttgttgaaataaatggattacatggcGGTCTTTTCCtatttcatatgttaggctatggtCTCTCTATTTTCGGTGATTCCACgctggtggaaacccaaacaaaacacacaataagaggctctaatgcctgtgtctcaaccTCGCAGCCCATTTCACTCCTACTTGCggcccgcataatgacgtgaagaaatattttttatatttttatttttttatttaatatgaatccaacaggcagagtgttacaggcatagccctaaagaatgtagcctcatgggcagtgtagtccgtgctgcagggagaatggactgccatccccgttatgtgtctgtgagcaccagggagggagagaaaggaaaagtccgagttGTCAcggagcagaaacgggagctggaagcatgtaaatataataataaccactgcagccaagaagagtgcctgacgagcccagttgtaaataagctattaagactcgactgtacactgtgtacaataagttctgttggagcagcctttcaacgcctctctctgtctctcgctagcaaagttgacccagacaacaaagtaaagctagttttcggctacgagtccgacacgaacccgacgtattagccagaggtccctttactacggttcggagctgCGGACCTGTTTAatatacgcgcggaatagttttctatacgagattgctgaaaaaaagtgcagccttacctaatgtccacctactgttactcatttatattaagattttaacatctagttggtattggtatggcgagtatccttcagtaaatgtaataaatcacacagcaatagtacattcatgtagttgtaaaaagcatgataatatattaagtaatccaaagtattcaaaatacgttactctcaatgagtaaaataacagaatacgttacagaatacattttggggcatgtaatccgtaatctgtagtggaatacattttcaaaataaccttcccaacactgctcataGCCAAATGCCTAATCGCAGTTGTTGCTTTAAAGGTTGGCCCAACCAGCTGGTAGATACTATTatgttattagttattattgatCACTTATTCACACAGGGACATGTAGGTTTGTAtttttccccttaataataaacaccttgtTTAGAAAAAGCATCTtgtgtgttatctttgtctaatatttaaatttgtttgatccACACAGCGTCAAAACTATATGCACCCTCACTAATATTTGATTAGAAATTACAAATTACACCTTGACTAGATGCTTTTTTAGCCATCAACAAGCTCCTGGCATTATTCTTGCTAGATATCTGACCATTCTCCTTGGCAGAATTGGTAGAGTTTAAATTATTTGGTTTCCTGGTTTATAAGGATAAGCGTAGTCTACACATTTTCAGTAGGGTTGAAGTTGGGGCTTTGGGAAGGCCAATCCAGAAGTGTACAGTCCATTTCTAAAACTGTAGATTCCAGGATCATCAGTTGAAACAATTGTACTgtacataaaaataattttttgggGTGTGTCCTCACTTTGCCAAGGTCTGAAAGAAGACCCAAACTGCCACCCTTATATGAGAGAAAATTTGTTAGAATGTTCAGGAACAACCCAGGAACCACCAGTGCTCAAGCTTACCTAGAACTGAAACACCAGTGTCACTGAAACACAGTGAAGAAAGTTTTACACCAACATGGACTGAAAAGGTGTTGACCAAGAAAGAAGCCTCTGCTCCAACATCGTCTGCTTCAAGTCAGCTGAAATTTTCAGTTATCCACATGGAAAAGCCAAATGGCTTCTGGTGAACTGTATTATGGTCAGACAAGACAAGAATGTTGCTCTTTTAGCCACaatgaggagaagaagaagtagGGCTAGCTTCACTAGGGTTAGGTTTAgctttcaaacctaagaacactGCACCAGCTGCCAAGTATAGTGGCAGTATAATCATGCTCTGCGACTGTTTTGCTGACAGTGGTACTGGTGCATAGTGGATAGAATAATGAATAAAAGACGCTTCACTCTGAATTCTTCCATTTCACCTTAATCCAACAGCTGACAGTCAAAACTTGGAAATAACTGGTTGTTCCAATAGAACAATTTACTCAACTACACATCAGAACTGTGATGGAAACGGACaaagcaggctaacattaagcTTGTGGAATGGC encodes:
- the ugl gene encoding malate synthase-like, with translation MLIHPSYKYNYKYYKLEYLSVSGMELCPSPLGLEKEYATLFTTDSLHFLHELISTFDEEVDEILQLRVSKKAQLDLTGDLPSFLESTTHIRRDPDWKVLPVPSRLQKRHVDIGDLAPCDTERFIKALLSPAQGIQVDFDDGNCPTYYNQIKGIYNVFKAVHNLFPNVPHISQAPVLMLRPRAWNMVEHNMMVEGKEAPGPLFDFGLLMFHCGKALFEQKSGPFFYLSKVEGYMEARLWNKIFVWTQQKLGLPLGSIKATVLIENVLAAFEMEEILYELQEHSAGLNCGIWDYSASFVNKFGHRPAFLLPDRHKYVNMEKHFLRSYMDLLVKTCHRRGALATGGMAALLLPEDPLSDAYRRVLASVTRLKLLEITAGVDGFMVYDLNLVEPMQKLFKGHSEGDNQLDQLRNDVTVFPEDLLSMPSGGVMLNGLKYNIAVGVLFINAWLSGKGHFFYKGQVEDSATAEISRSQVWQWVRHQTRLEDDGRVVSRQLVTDLIKELIMDLSPHCGSVRQRLHTAAKMFQEVIAKRHFPDFITTYLNQDHTFLSSQNTEPLQALDKDLRRSKL